Proteins found in one Bacillota bacterium genomic segment:
- the gatA gene encoding Asp-tRNA(Asn)/Glu-tRNA(Gln) amidotransferase subunit GatA produces MALFYRPAHELGRLLRERKISAVELAETVFKRIDAVDERVRAYLLLQREEALSRARAVDGALAAGEVLPPLAGIPVALKDNLCTRGVETTCASRILKGFVPPYDATVVESLEKQGAVFTGKTNMDEFAMGSSTENSGYFPTANPWDLERVPGGSSGGSAAAVAAGEAVLALGSDTGGSIRQPAAFCGVVGLKPTYGLVSRYGLVAFASSLDQIGPFSRDVRDCALLLNAVAGHDPKDSTSVPREVPDYTESLVTDIKGFRVGVPREYTGEGIAPEVRDVFNGVIEVLTRLGATVEETSLPHTKYALPTYYLIAPAEASSNLARYDGVEYGLRVPAEDVVAMYKKTRSQGFGAEVKRRIMLGTYALSAGYYDAYYLKALKVRALIKRDFDAAFERFDVLLSPTTPTPAFKIGEKVADPLSMYLSDICTLAVNLAGLPGLSIPGGFAGSLPVGVQLIGPPFGEERLLRAAYAFEQETGFTAKRPGL; encoded by the coding sequence TTGGCCCTTTTTTACAGGCCGGCGCACGAGTTGGGCCGGCTTTTACGGGAAAGAAAAATATCGGCGGTGGAACTTGCGGAAACCGTTTTTAAACGAATCGACGCGGTCGATGAAAGGGTCAGGGCATACCTTCTCCTGCAAAGGGAAGAAGCATTGTCCAGGGCGCGGGCGGTCGACGGCGCCCTTGCCGCGGGCGAGGTATTGCCGCCGCTGGCGGGTATCCCCGTAGCCCTGAAGGACAACCTGTGTACCCGGGGCGTGGAAACCACCTGCGCCTCCAGGATCCTCAAGGGGTTTGTTCCCCCCTATGACGCGACGGTGGTCGAAAGCCTTGAGAAGCAAGGCGCGGTGTTTACGGGCAAGACCAACATGGACGAGTTCGCGATGGGCTCGTCAACCGAAAATTCGGGCTATTTCCCCACCGCCAACCCCTGGGACCTCGAGCGGGTCCCCGGCGGGTCAAGCGGCGGTTCGGCGGCGGCGGTCGCTGCGGGCGAGGCCGTACTTGCCCTGGGTTCCGACACCGGCGGCTCCATCCGGCAGCCGGCGGCGTTCTGCGGCGTTGTCGGGCTGAAGCCCACCTACGGTCTGGTCTCCCGTTACGGCCTTGTGGCGTTCGCCTCTTCACTCGACCAGATCGGCCCGTTCAGCCGGGACGTCCGCGACTGCGCGCTGCTGCTGAACGCCGTCGCCGGGCACGATCCGAAGGATTCGACCTCGGTTCCCAGAGAAGTGCCGGACTACACGGAATCGCTTGTAACGGATATAAAGGGCTTCAGGGTGGGCGTGCCGCGCGAGTATACCGGAGAAGGCATAGCGCCGGAAGTCCGCGATGTTTTTAACGGGGTGATCGAGGTTTTAACCAGACTCGGCGCGACGGTGGAAGAAACGTCCCTCCCGCATACCAAATACGCCCTGCCTACGTATTACCTTATCGCACCCGCCGAGGCTTCCTCGAACCTGGCGCGTTACGACGGGGTGGAGTACGGCCTCCGCGTACCGGCGGAGGACGTGGTGGCGATGTACAAAAAGACTCGCAGCCAGGGTTTCGGCGCGGAGGTCAAGCGAAGAATAATGCTCGGCACCTACGCCCTTTCCGCGGGTTACTACGACGCTTACTACCTTAAGGCGCTGAAGGTGCGCGCGCTTATCAAACGCGATTTCGACGCCGCTTTTGAGCGGTTTGACGTTTTGCTCTCGCCGACGACGCCGACACCGGCTTTCAAAATAGGCGAGAAGGTCGCCGATCCCCTGTCGATGTACCTCTCGGACATCTGCACCCTTGCCGTGAACCTGGCGGGGTTGCCGGGTCTGTCCATACCCGGCGGGTTTGCCGGAAGCCTTCCGGTAGGCGTCCAGTTGATCGGGCCGCCCTTCGGCGAGGAACGGCTGTTGCGCGCGGCTTACGCCTTTGAGCAGGAAACCGGCTTTACGGCGAAACGGCCCGGTCTTTAG
- the gatC gene encoding Asp-tRNA(Asn)/Glu-tRNA(Gln) amidotransferase subunit GatC — MITQKDVEHVALLARLELNEEEKRVYTKQLANILEHASVLNELDTADVPPLAHVLPLQNVFREDKAGGHLEAETVLEHAPSREDRHFRVPRLV, encoded by the coding sequence ATGATTACTCAAAAAGATGTCGAACATGTCGCCCTTCTGGCACGTTTAGAACTTAACGAGGAAGAAAAACGGGTTTACACAAAGCAGCTCGCAAATATCCTCGAGCACGCCTCCGTTTTAAACGAGCTTGATACGGCTGACGTTCCGCCGCTGGCGCATGTCCTGCCCCTGCAGAACGTTTTTCGTGAGGATAAAGCGGGCGGGCATCTTGAGGCGGAAACGGTCCTGGAGCACGCTCCGTCAAGGGAGGACAGGCACTTCCGCGTGCCGCGGCTGGTGTGA
- the ligA gene encoding NAD-dependent DNA ligase LigA, whose amino-acid sequence MSGKEEAERRIEELRREIEHHNHRYYVLDDPVISDAEFDRLLGELTALEKAHPELITPNSPTQRVGGAPREGFAAVRHIAPMLSLANAFGAEELRDFDRRVRSALPGERTAYVVEPKIDGLAVSLTYRLGEYARGATRGDGETGEDITPGLRTIRALPLRLMKDASPVIEVRGEAYMPKEAFVRLNELREEAGETLFANPRNAAAGSLRQLDPGVTAHRKLDLFVYGIGHAEGLELKTHHEVLEWLAAQGFRVNTNYRLFSGIEEAVEYCLSWHEKRFDLPYAIDGMVVKLDSYEQQARLGATMKSPRWAVAYKFPPEEAVTKIKKIIVSVGRTGVLTPTAVFDPVRLAGTTVVRATLHNEDLIREKDIRMGDSIVVHKAGDVIPEVVRSLPERRAGGEEVFTMPHRCPVCGAGTVKEEKEVAVRCPNISCPARLKESVLHFASRNAMDIRGLGRALVEQLVEKGLVRSISDIYAIEPGVMAGLERMGKKSAANLFGEIEASKKKDFGRLIFALGIRHVGERAGKLLAGHFGDLERLMAATGEELTTIHEIGPKMAASIRAFLAERQNLEVIERLAAAGVNTRSLEDRAAFRPLAGKVFVLTGTFEGFTRDEATRRIESLGGRAASSVSRRTDYVAVGKNPGSKYDKARELGVDILNEEELQRLLFLEG is encoded by the coding sequence ATGTCCGGGAAAGAAGAGGCGGAGCGCCGGATCGAAGAACTCCGCCGGGAGATAGAACATCATAACCACCGGTACTACGTTCTTGACGACCCGGTGATTTCCGACGCCGAGTTTGACCGTCTGCTCGGCGAACTGACGGCTTTGGAAAAGGCCCATCCGGAATTGATAACCCCTAACTCGCCGACGCAGCGGGTCGGCGGCGCGCCGCGGGAGGGCTTTGCCGCCGTGCGGCACATCGCGCCGATGCTCAGTCTGGCCAACGCCTTCGGGGCGGAGGAACTCCGGGATTTCGACCGGCGCGTCCGCAGCGCTCTGCCCGGCGAGAGAACGGCCTACGTGGTGGAGCCGAAGATCGACGGACTGGCGGTGTCGCTTACCTATCGTCTCGGCGAGTACGCCCGTGGAGCCACCCGCGGGGACGGGGAAACGGGTGAGGACATCACCCCCGGCTTGCGCACCATCCGGGCGCTGCCGCTCCGCCTGATGAAGGATGCCTCCCCGGTTATCGAGGTGCGCGGCGAGGCGTACATGCCCAAGGAGGCCTTCGTGCGCTTGAATGAGCTGCGGGAGGAAGCCGGCGAAACGCTTTTCGCCAACCCGAGGAACGCCGCGGCCGGAAGCCTGCGGCAGCTGGACCCCGGCGTTACCGCCCACCGCAAGCTCGACCTGTTCGTGTACGGTATCGGGCACGCCGAAGGGCTGGAGCTCAAGACCCATCACGAAGTGCTTGAATGGCTGGCGGCGCAGGGTTTCAGGGTCAATACGAATTACCGCCTTTTTTCCGGGATTGAGGAAGCGGTTGAGTATTGTCTCTCCTGGCACGAAAAGCGTTTTGACCTGCCGTACGCGATCGACGGTATGGTGGTAAAGCTGGATTCGTACGAGCAGCAGGCGCGGCTGGGGGCGACCATGAAAAGCCCGCGCTGGGCGGTGGCCTATAAATTCCCGCCCGAGGAGGCGGTCACGAAGATTAAAAAGATCATCGTCAGCGTCGGGCGGACGGGGGTTTTAACCCCTACGGCCGTGTTTGACCCGGTGCGTCTCGCCGGGACCACCGTTGTTCGCGCGACGCTTCATAACGAGGATCTGATCCGGGAAAAGGACATCAGGATGGGCGACAGTATCGTGGTGCACAAGGCCGGCGACGTCATCCCCGAGGTCGTGCGCTCCCTTCCGGAAAGGCGCGCGGGCGGGGAAGAGGTGTTTACGATGCCGCACCGCTGTCCCGTATGCGGTGCCGGAACCGTAAAAGAAGAAAAGGAAGTGGCCGTCCGGTGTCCGAACATCTCCTGTCCGGCGCGTCTGAAAGAGAGCGTGTTGCACTTTGCCTCCCGGAATGCGATGGATATCCGGGGGCTTGGCCGGGCGCTGGTGGAGCAGTTGGTAGAAAAGGGCCTGGTGAGAAGCATAAGCGATATTTATGCCATAGAGCCCGGGGTTATGGCGGGTCTGGAGAGAATGGGGAAAAAATCGGCCGCCAACCTTTTTGGCGAGATCGAGGCAAGCAAAAAGAAGGATTTCGGCCGGCTGATTTTCGCGCTCGGCATACGGCACGTTGGGGAACGAGCGGGGAAGCTGCTGGCGGGTCATTTCGGCGACCTGGAGCGGTTGATGGCGGCTACCGGGGAAGAACTGACGACCATTCATGAGATAGGACCCAAAATGGCGGCCAGCATCAGGGCTTTTCTCGCGGAGCGGCAGAACCTGGAGGTAATAGAGCGGCTTGCCGCGGCGGGGGTCAACACCCGGAGCCTCGAAGACCGCGCGGCGTTCAGGCCGCTGGCGGGCAAGGTCTTCGTCCTGACGGGGACGTTCGAAGGGTTCACCAGGGATGAGGCCACCCGACGGATCGAGTCGTTGGGCGGCAGGGCGGCGTCGAGCGTGAGCCGCCGTACGGATTACGTCGCGGTGGGGAAGAACCCGGGTTCCAAATACGATAAGGCGCGGGAACTCGGCGTCGATATTTTAAACGAAGAAGAGCTGCAACGCCTGCTTTTTCTTGAGGGCTGA
- a CDS encoding lipid II flippase Amj family protein, with the protein MALTVLVHLINTLIYSVRLSGVRTGRLATAYSLFNIIFLIASSANMIQAPLLSSLVERAINRGIAALPSRASLDVLLASPVYQQELLSLDHSIRLVIIAATVGTILGGLLIPAFVQVFSRAILLFEEIGSVPRLIIFSLSPRRFYKALKTMRPAAPQTLRKVIRERSGIPKGFLVLNIVVTGVYTTGVLSALYAGALFPHYRATATLLSGIVNGVAAVLLATAVDPTVAMITDQALRGKREEKDVRQMATYLAVTRFLGTLLAQVIFVPGAILIKFVAELIV; encoded by the coding sequence ATGGCTCTTACGGTGCTCGTTCACCTGATTAACACCCTGATTTACAGCGTGCGTCTCTCCGGGGTGCGAACCGGGCGATTGGCGACCGCATATTCGCTTTTTAATATCATTTTCCTGATCGCCAGTTCGGCCAATATGATTCAGGCGCCGCTCCTGTCCTCTCTCGTGGAGAGGGCGATAAACCGCGGTATCGCGGCGCTGCCGTCCCGGGCTTCGTTGGATGTTTTGCTCGCGTCACCGGTATACCAGCAGGAGCTTCTTTCTTTGGACCACAGCATAAGGCTCGTTATAATAGCGGCGACCGTCGGGACGATCCTCGGAGGGCTTCTGATCCCGGCTTTTGTACAGGTGTTTTCCAGGGCGATCCTGCTTTTTGAAGAAATAGGGTCGGTTCCGCGGCTGATTATTTTTTCCCTTTCGCCGCGGCGGTTTTACAAGGCTTTGAAGACCATGAGGCCGGCCGCGCCCCAAACGCTGCGGAAGGTGATCCGGGAGCGCTCAGGCATACCCAAGGGGTTCCTGGTCCTTAATATTGTGGTGACGGGTGTCTACACCACGGGGGTGCTTTCCGCCCTTTACGCCGGCGCCCTTTTCCCCCACTACCGGGCGACCGCGACGCTCCTTTCCGGAATCGTCAACGGCGTGGCGGCTGTTCTCCTTGCTACGGCGGTGGACCCGACGGTCGCGATGATTACCGACCAGGCCCTCAGGGGTAAGCGGGAGGAAAAGGATGTGCGGCAGATGGCGACTTATCTGGCCGTGACCCGTTTTCTCGGGACCCTGCTGGCGCAGGTGATTTTTGTGCCCGGGGCGATACTTATAAAGTTTGTGGCTGAATTGATAGTGTAA